In Desulfonatronospira thiodismutans ASO3-1, the sequence ATCAAAAAAGATCAGCCACTTGACTTACGAGCTCTTCTGATACGTCAAATTCTCAGAGGAACCCTGTTGCGGATTCATCCACTCTGGAAGAGGAGTATTGGTAGCTTCAGCATAAAGATTTTCCGGGGCAATATCCACTTCTTCATCCCCCCAGGTCAGCACCCCGAGTTCTTTATTTATTCTGAAATTTTTGAAAAATTCTATATCTCTAAATTTTTCAAAAACGCCCCCCTGGTTTAAATACCTGGAAAAATCCACGATACCTGTGAGACCATCCTCAAAAGTCACCTCAATTTTATACCCACCTTTATAAATGGCAGAGACAACATCTTTTATCATGACCTTTACCTCACTATTTTAACGGCTCAATTTTTCTTGGTGCCTGGTTATTTCTCGCTAATTCCCAGTTTTGAATTAATTCATCCCTGTGCTGTGAAGCCCATTCGATCACAAGACCCAACGCCCGGGGTGCCAGGTGCCCTTCGAGTATACGCAACGTCTCAATTTCTATGGCCACTTTTTCGCTACCATACTCCCCCCTCTCAGCCAACAAACGCCACCGCCCGGACAGGCGAACCGTCGGCCTCGACAAAATGCAGCGGAAAACAGGCTATGGAGAATCCTGCCCGGGGCAACTGGTCCAGATTGGCCAGGTTTTCAATTATAATCATGTCCTTACCCAGGAGTATCCCGTGAATAAGAAAGGAAGTGTCTGCGGGGCCGTCCGCTGATATGGTATCAAAGCCGACACCCTTGAGTCCGGACTCGCTCAAACGGTGCGCCGCCTCGGGGCTTAAAACCGGATATCCTTCAAAATAGCCTGCAGTGCCCCACAACCTGGACCAACCGGTTCTGAACAAAACAAAATCCGCTGTTTTAATCATGTCCTCGTAAGGCGTCAGGTCCTGGGCGGCGATTTCCATTTGCTCCGGGGTGGCGTCAATGCATATCCCCTGTCCGTAAAAAGCCGAAATGGGCATGCGGTCCAGAGTTTTTCCCCTGTCCAGGATATGGGCCGGGGCATCCATATGGGTACCGGTGTGTGACATAAGGGATAGCTTCGTCTCCGCAAAGCCGTCCTTGTCCAGGTCAAACGGGCGCTCGAGCACCGGGGCATCAGTACCCGGATACACCGGCATGCCGGGCTCGATACGATGGCTGAGATCAATTATTTCCATCTATTGCCTCAAGGACCCGGCCAGGTCCGCTCCAAGCCTCTGTGCCTGGGACACAACATTATCTTCCTGTTTTACTTTGCCCCGGTCAAAAATACCATAAACCGGCAGCTCCCCTGTGATCTCGTATCCCAGGGCTTCAAGAGGAGCTCGCATGCCAGTTACCGATTTCTGATTCTTAGATTCAATATCTGCGGATCTTCTTGACGTCTTTACAGTTTCTAAAACAGCAATCCGGGAAACAAAACGACTTGTTCCAGAGAACAGATAAGTCACGCCTTGCGCACCCAGATATATTTATCCTTCCAGACAGTAATATACAAAAGTACCAGGGCAGGGTGCGCCCTTGGGCCGCACTCAAGGTAAACTGTTTTGCCCTGTGAAACTTCAATATCAATTACCGGCGACCGGCACCAGTCAATCTTCAGTTGAACCTTATGCGCGCCTGGATCTACATCTATTGCCACCTCGGAGTCATTTCCAATTTCTG encodes:
- a CDS encoding DUF2442 domain-containing protein; amino-acid sequence: MIKDVVSAIYKGGYKIEVTFEDGLTGIVDFSRYLNQGGVFEKFRDIEFFKNFRINKELGVLTWGDEEVDIAPENLYAEATNTPLPEWMNPQQGSSENLTYQKSS
- a CDS encoding cyclase family protein; its protein translation is MEIIDLSHRIEPGMPVYPGTDAPVLERPFDLDKDGFAETKLSLMSHTGTHMDAPAHILDRGKTLDRMPISAFYGQGICIDATPEQMEIAAQDLTPYEDMIKTADFVLFRTGWSRLWGTAGYFEGYPVLSPEAAHRLSESGLKGVGFDTISADGPADTSFLIHGILLGKDMIIIENLANLDQLPRAGFSIACFPLHFVEADGSPVRAVAFVG
- a CDS encoding DUF4160 domain-containing protein, which produces MSRPTVRLSGRWRLLAERGEYGSEKVAIEIETLRILEGHLAPRALGLVIEWASQHRDELIQNWELARNNQAPRKIEPLK